One window of the Candidatus Eremiobacteraceae bacterium genome contains the following:
- a CDS encoding methyltransferase yields the protein MHVNSGGFRTLVFKNRGALLVPVALVLLVLGRPTMQSALIGVIVAAIGEAIRIWAVGYSGVTTRAAIVTAPTLITGGPYGAVRNPLYLANAIIALGFLIAFAGGVSPLEGAIMTAVVALLVCGVYAIIIPLEESYLAGVFGERYRRYVKAVPSIMPVGSRLAPEDRYGKWRAEVIARAEIITLAFFVVMIVVVALKLGPWRDYGVFF from the coding sequence ATGCACGTGAACTCAGGCGGGTTCCGAACGCTCGTCTTCAAGAATCGCGGCGCGTTACTTGTGCCCGTTGCGCTCGTGCTGCTCGTCTTGGGCAGACCGACGATGCAGAGCGCGCTGATCGGCGTCATCGTCGCGGCGATCGGGGAGGCGATTCGGATCTGGGCCGTCGGCTACTCAGGCGTGACCACGCGCGCCGCGATCGTCACTGCGCCGACGCTCATCACGGGCGGTCCCTACGGTGCAGTGCGCAACCCGCTCTACTTGGCAAACGCGATAATCGCGCTCGGATTTTTGATCGCGTTCGCCGGCGGCGTCTCACCGCTCGAAGGCGCCATCATGACGGCGGTCGTCGCGCTGCTCGTCTGCGGCGTGTACGCGATCATCATTCCGCTGGAAGAATCCTATCTCGCCGGCGTGTTCGGTGAGAGGTATCGGCGCTACGTCAAGGCGGTGCCGAGCATCATGCCGGTCGGCAGCCGGCTTGCCCCCGAAGATCGCTACGGCAAATGGCGAGCAGAAGTTATCGCGCGCGCCGAGATCATCACATTGGCGTTTTTCGTCGTGATGATCGTGGTGGTCGCCCTGAAATTGGGGCCGTGGCGCGATTATGGGGTGTTTTTCTGA
- a CDS encoding GDP-mannose 4,6-dehydratase — protein MAKRALITGITGQDGSYLAEFLLAKGYDVYGITRRSSTNSFDRIAHIVDKITLLSGDLLDEHSLATAIREAQPDEVYNLAAQSFVPTSWAQPVLTAEFTAVGVTRLLEALRGLKPDARFYQASSSEMFGKVVQTPQNESTPFYPRSPYGVAKVYGHWITVNYRESYGLYACSGILFNHESVPANTPVIVRQRGLIDVVPIGEVLRVRPKGPALQRFATEALEVWDGERFVDVLGGTAYHHAPSRSDKGVTRIEARCGTVTATRDHVVFMDGCERPAGEVLPGDSMRRAMLPAPPETTAISHDLAWLLGAFVGDGSAYERDGHVRAKFTNNDGELRKRFADTWQRVSCGWSTEGRTSSGFRPDATVGALALNGAAAFAAWMHDICYTEDGMKRVPQIVLNADAHTWTWFLDGYNATDGLKRGNARHPFKNFKTNSPVLAMGLWWMARTAFDVDLVLNVDHGPSERPGAFYAINLRTPLLTGKGRHLRRELAEVKRVTPLPAYDGWLYDLSTTSERFHAGVGECVIHNSPRRGLEFVTRKVTDAAARIKLGLAEELRLGNLDARRDWGFAGDYVDAMWRMLQQDEPDDYVISTGETRSVQELVEAAFGVVGLDWRKHVVLDPKFIRPAEVDVLVGDASKAKAAFGWSPKTTFAELIKMMVDADLARLRS, from the coding sequence TTGGCTAAGCGTGCGCTGATCACGGGCATCACCGGTCAAGACGGATCGTATCTGGCGGAATTTCTGCTGGCGAAGGGTTACGATGTCTACGGCATCACCCGCCGTTCCAGCACCAATTCGTTCGACCGGATCGCGCACATCGTCGACAAGATCACATTGCTCTCGGGCGATCTGCTCGACGAGCACTCGCTCGCGACCGCGATCCGCGAAGCGCAGCCGGACGAGGTCTACAATCTTGCGGCGCAATCGTTCGTGCCCACATCGTGGGCGCAGCCCGTGCTCACCGCCGAGTTCACAGCGGTCGGCGTCACGCGATTGCTCGAGGCGCTGCGCGGTCTGAAACCCGATGCGCGCTTCTATCAAGCCTCGAGCAGCGAGATGTTCGGCAAAGTCGTGCAGACACCGCAGAACGAAAGCACGCCCTTCTATCCGCGCAGCCCCTACGGCGTCGCCAAGGTCTATGGCCATTGGATAACGGTGAACTACCGCGAGTCGTACGGCTTATATGCCTGTTCGGGCATACTTTTCAATCATGAAAGCGTGCCGGCGAACACGCCGGTCATCGTCCGCCAGCGCGGCCTCATCGATGTCGTGCCGATCGGTGAAGTCTTACGTGTGCGGCCGAAGGGGCCGGCTCTGCAGCGCTTCGCGACTGAGGCCCTCGAAGTCTGGGACGGCGAGCGGTTTGTCGACGTCCTCGGCGGCACCGCGTACCACCATGCGCCTTCGCGCTCTGACAAAGGCGTCACTCGCATCGAGGCACGCTGCGGCACGGTCACGGCGACACGCGACCACGTCGTGTTCATGGACGGCTGCGAGCGCCCAGCGGGCGAGGTCTTACCGGGTGACTCGATGCGGCGCGCGATGCTGCCCGCTCCGCCGGAGACGACCGCGATCAGCCACGATTTGGCGTGGCTCCTCGGCGCGTTCGTCGGCGACGGTTCGGCTTACGAACGCGATGGTCACGTCCGCGCGAAGTTCACGAACAACGACGGAGAGTTGCGAAAGCGATTCGCCGACACATGGCAGCGCGTCTCGTGCGGCTGGTCGACCGAGGGTCGGACATCGTCCGGTTTCCGGCCGGATGCGACCGTCGGTGCACTGGCCCTGAACGGCGCGGCCGCGTTCGCTGCCTGGATGCACGACATCTGCTATACCGAAGACGGCATGAAACGCGTTCCCCAAATCGTTCTCAACGCGGATGCGCACACGTGGACGTGGTTCTTAGACGGATACAACGCGACCGATGGCCTCAAGCGCGGCAATGCGCGCCACCCGTTCAAGAACTTCAAGACCAATTCGCCGGTGCTCGCTATGGGGTTGTGGTGGATGGCGCGCACGGCGTTCGACGTGGATCTCGTGCTCAACGTCGACCACGGACCGAGCGAGCGGCCTGGTGCGTTCTACGCGATAAATCTGCGCACGCCGCTCTTGACTGGCAAAGGCCGCCATCTGCGGCGAGAGCTCGCAGAAGTCAAACGAGTTACACCGCTGCCCGCATACGACGGTTGGCTCTATGATTTGTCCACCACCAGTGAGCGTTTTCACGCCGGCGTAGGAGAATGCGTCATCCACAACTCTCCGCGACGCGGGTTGGAATTCGTCACTCGAAAGGTGACCGATGCTGCCGCGCGCATCAAGCTCGGATTGGCTGAAGAGCTGCGGCTCGGCAATCTTGACGCGCGCCGCGACTGGGGATTCGCCGGCGATTACGTGGACGCGATGTGGCGCATGCTGCAGCAAGACGAGCCCGACGACTACGTCATCTCAACGGGCGAGACGCGCAGCGTCCAGGAGCTCGTAGAGGCCGCATTCGGCGTCGTCGGACTCGACTGGCGCAAACATGTCGTGCTCGATCCGAAGTTCATCAGGCCCGCCGAAGTCGACGTGCTCGTCGGCGATGCGTCCAAAGCGAAGGCCGCATTCGGCTGGTCTCCCAAGACGACGTTCGCCGAACTCATCAAGATGATGGTGGATGCGGATCTCGCAAGGCTGCGCAGTTAG
- a CDS encoding GDP-mannose 4,6-dehydratase: protein MRSLVTGADGFVGQWLVRELLDAGDAVFGGARSRRMALHTLGEPAAQRVEWRQLDLSDANSLTAAVRDARPDVVYHLAAQSSVPASIADPADTLEVNLMGTIRLLEACRREAPDAAVIVVGSADAYGNADPALMPLRESAPLRPLNPYAASKAAAEVATLQYARCGWARALATRSFNHTGPGQSDLFAAPAFARQVAAIARGDQKPVLRVGNLTARRDFLDVRDVAAAYRALGARGAPCKVYNVCSGDSVSMREIVDALLEIAGVKVSIEEDPARMRPSDTPLLVGDASALRRDTGWKPTIPLDRTLRDLYASFF, encoded by the coding sequence ATGCGCTCGCTAGTCACCGGAGCCGATGGCTTCGTCGGGCAGTGGCTCGTCCGCGAGCTGTTGGACGCGGGCGATGCCGTGTTCGGCGGCGCGCGATCGCGTCGCATGGCGCTTCACACGCTCGGCGAACCCGCTGCTCAGCGCGTGGAATGGCGGCAGCTCGATCTTTCGGATGCCAATTCCTTAACAGCCGCCGTTCGCGATGCAAGGCCCGATGTGGTCTATCATCTCGCAGCGCAGTCTTCGGTCCCCGCCTCGATCGCCGATCCGGCCGACACCCTTGAAGTCAACCTCATGGGCACCATCCGTCTGCTCGAAGCGTGCAGGCGGGAAGCACCCGATGCGGCCGTCATCGTCGTGGGATCAGCGGATGCCTACGGCAACGCGGATCCTGCTTTGATGCCGCTGCGCGAAAGCGCACCGCTCCGGCCGCTCAATCCATATGCGGCCAGTAAAGCCGCAGCCGAAGTCGCGACGCTGCAATATGCGCGGTGCGGATGGGCGCGCGCGCTTGCGACGCGATCGTTCAATCATACCGGGCCCGGACAGAGCGATCTCTTCGCGGCACCGGCTTTTGCGCGACAGGTCGCCGCGATCGCACGCGGCGACCAGAAGCCCGTTCTGCGCGTCGGCAATCTGACGGCCCGGCGCGATTTTCTCGACGTGCGCGATGTCGCGGCCGCATATCGCGCGCTCGGCGCACGCGGCGCGCCGTGCAAAGTATATAACGTCTGCAGCGGTGATTCGGTCAGCATGCGCGAGATCGTCGACGCGCTCTTGGAAATCGCCGGCGTGAAAGTGTCGATCGAAGAAGATCCGGCTCGCATGCGCCCATCGGATACGCCGCTGCTGGTTGGCGACGCCTCGGCACTGCGCCGCGACACCGGCTGGAAGCCGACCATTCCATTGGATCGCACGCTACGCGATTTGTACGCGTCGTTTTTTTGA